The Ciona intestinalis chromosome 9, KH, whole genome shotgun sequence genome contains the following window.
ttgcataatgcgagtaacaaccaacctcctacagcagatgacacgcttatgacgttatgcgtgtaaactttgtttttgcgagtaaatatgcgagtacttacgcgcataaaagtgaccttgcaaaaagggtaatatTGGTtcttggttgtaatgtttactgattaatgcagtgtaaaaATTCCCGGGTTGActtgcccaccctgccacccctgGTTCGACGCCTAAGTTTAGTGACAGTTGGTTTGTAACATAAATATCCTGTTCCTGTATTCCTATTTATACATTAATGTTGCGTTTcgtataattgtttattttgtttttaggtttattcaatatttcctCTTGGAATTGCATTCAAGTAACTCAAGATGGCGTACAAAGGACAAAAAGTACAGAAAGTTATGGTTCAACCAATAAACCTGATATTTCGATATCTTCAAAACAGATCACGGGTTTCAATATGGGTGTACGAACAAGTCAACATGAGGATTGAAGGGCATATTGTTGGATTCGACGAATACATGAACCTTGTGTTGGATGATGCAGAGGAAGTCAACATTAAAAAGAATGTTCGTAAAACATTGGGTCGAGTGATGTTGAAAGGAGATAATATTACAGTCATTCAGCAAGTACAAGAACTTGGGCAAGGAGATTCgtgaagagataaataaacgCTGCTTTAAAGAAACTTACAATTCGAATGTTTCGTTTAATACTGGCGCTCATttatagtgatgtcataacatatAATGTTTGCTGCCAATAACAATGTGTTCTATAAGCTGCCcataatgttttgttattttggaaCAAATTATTCCAATCCTTACTCAGTTAAAACATGCGTATAAAAATTTGGTTGCCCACCATGTTTGTTGTAACTTATAAATtccataaaaattaaaatattttgtaaattagaTGGAATTGCATCCGATACTAGAGCATGGTGAGACACCTAGTGGCAGGTTATGGTACGTTGTGTCGTCTCCCAATCCCCCATGTGCGAGGGTTGGGCAAGCAGctgtgttttgtaaacataCAATGGAATGTCTTATAATAGGAGGGGCCGATCCATCAACTACACATAAAGACGtttacaagtaagttttacaACTTGTGGTAAAATGTTGATGATTGTCAATTTTGTCATTTATTCACTggatttaaaagttatttgttTCTGTTcctcaatattttatttatttcagctGGTGGTCATActgttttattagttttaagcAAAACTCTTAACTGTGTTTTGAATCCGtactatttttaactttttagttGTTTACTGTCTAGCAAACCTATCGCTCCATTAGTGCAGGTTTTACCTTCCAGttaaaagatataaatataataaattatatttttttgtagattaCAAATGTCGGATTTCTCGTGGCACAGCCATGGACCACTAGAGCACTAGAGAGATATGAACATAGTTGTTTTCAACCAACTTGTTCAAATGATGTTTATATCTTTGGTGGGGCAAGTAAACAATCCAACACAAACACTGTGTTGAAATTAACTTcaggttattattttaaacaactttttctaCAACTGTGCAGGCATGTACCTTGTTACCTGATTTAACCATCTGAGATAAATTATTAGCGTATGTTATAAATCGGAATGCCTGGTCGTATCACTGGTGTAAGTATGCAAGGctgcattttataaaatagtaGAGTAAAGTGtggtaataaaaacaatggggtacttgcataggcgtaaagttttactaaacgttagggttgcaaaaaccagaaaaaaaggaagtcTTCGCGCCGATAGgcacgaaaaaaaaaaacggtttgcaaccctttgttttcggtttgcaaccctttaaatatgtgctttgtaAAAGCTCATGCAAACGTAAACGTATTCAGAATTACGTAGGgatgagacaaattaaaattacgcgCGTTCGGCGAGTCCGTGTAATGAGAAACGGTCGAATCCGATTGCCTggcgagtgacgtcacagtagctaTGTCGCATGCGCCTTTCGTCAAGCCCGCACGAATGTGTGGTTATCTTACAAACGAAGACCCGTCCGTCGGAAATAGTAGGTTTCCAGAACGAAATATGGCggaaataaactgcctaaaacgtttccaacactgctttatatttatatgcaatgttttcctcaggcaagcagcatatttattacgaaatagtagggattcacacgtggattcattgcatcataatagcggttgtttgaacctggcaattgattacgacataatagcgattcacacgttgattactgacgtcacaatagcgattcacacgtGAATTATTTAGCAAACAGGAGTTTAAATACCAGTTGAATGCATTTGTGTCGTGAATGACGCATCggtattgacatattttaacgaacgtAAACGAAGTTTGTTCGCAGTAACAATGGCGTCTTCGTTTGGTCGAACGTAATTCCCTACGCATTATTAGTATGGAGAAAATCAAAGGGTTGCCAGGCAACCCTGCAACCCCGTAACTTTACGCCAGTGGGTACTTGGGGTAAGAAAGGACAACCCCCCTAGCGCGCTCAAAAATCACTTTTATCTCAAACagcttttgtgggtaaaaaatacatttatttggctTATTTTTTATCCTAACTGTTCTTCTAGGTGGTTATTATTTTTCcggtaaaacacaaattactaattcaaacaaaaaattgaccaaaacaactttttatggGGTTTGGTAAGCTTTTTTTTGTGAGAAGGCCTTTCgtgataaatttattataaatgcaGGGATTTGCTACATATTTAAGTACCTAGCTGctggtatattttaattttaagttttacgaTTATTTTATACCTTTTTCTCTTGTTTCTTTTACCCCAAAATCGCCTTATGGGAaggggtaaaaaaaacaactgtgttttttttctgtttttaatttttcttccCAGCCGATATTAACTTTgtggtaaaattaattttaaagttatgtatCGTAtgtaaactattttaatttaattaatgattTAATTGATTTGAAAGGTATCCAAGTATCAAAAAGAGATATTTTACAGCTTTGCCTACATTTTCTGATAttgtaatttatgttttggGTTAAGACTGTTTAGTTACAGGTCATTTTTATGATTATTGCTGAATTTAGTTTAGATAAAGTCAAGATGTCATTTTAGATTTTCAAAAGCCTTTATAATTTAGTTAATTCAAGTATAATGCTCTGGTTACTTCATGTGCACTATGTAGGTCATGAAATTTATGGGCTTTGTTTTTGgtctaataaatgttatttgtgggTAAGCTNNTATGTTTAAAAGGAAGTAGTGAAGTTAAAATGATTAATTATAAAAGAAAGGAAAGTTTTTTAACAAG
Protein-coding sequences here:
- the LOC100177310 gene encoding small nuclear ribonucleoprotein E-like, which gives rise to MAYKGQKVQKVMVQPINLIFRYLQNRSRVSIWVYEQVNMRIEGHIVGFDEYMNLVLDDAEEVNIKKNVRKTLGRVMLKGDNITVIQQVQELGQGDS